In Stomoxys calcitrans chromosome 2, idStoCalc2.1, whole genome shotgun sequence, the following proteins share a genomic window:
- the LOC106086749 gene encoding phospholipase A1-like translates to MYLNITPLPNVASLRAINEIDSGWFDPDTDIDADHNYGIQSNPTDFFLYTRNKPMVATEIKAQYQSVEHSGFDSSKPTYIIIHGWISSYTSEYIQVIPHAILKAFDCNVILVDWARARTWNYVAAVVAIPGVASNIADMIDFLNDKFSLPFATLTLSGHSLGAHVAGTTGKKVKNGKIHTIVGLDAAKPLFFYDKPDERLAITDAVYVQAIHTNAGELGFVKPIANADFYINGGSYQPGCQEFGCSHLRSAYYYAEVFELNDFGAIACENSIQAKTKNCGYMFSGVRMGARDAQYEVNGIYYVPVRSSYPYGITEVTIVQE, encoded by the coding sequence CTTTAAGGGCTATCAATGAAATAGATTCTGGCTGGTTTGATCCCGATACCGATATCGATGCCGATCACAACTATGGTATACAAAGTAATCCAACTGACTTTTTCCTGTACACCAGAAATAAACCCATGGTGGCCACCGAAATCAAAGCACAATACCAATCTGTTGAACATTCCGGTTTTGATTCCAGCAAGCCTACATACATCATAATACATGGTTGGATAAGCAGTTATACATCAGAATATATCCAGGTAATTCCTCATGCCATCTTGAAGGCCTTCGATTGCAATGTCATTCTTGTTGATTGGGCTCGTGCGCGTACTTGGAACTATGTTGCCGCAGTAGTCGCAATACCCGGAGTTGCGTCGAATATTGCCGATATGATTGATTTTTTGAACGATAAATTTAGTTTGCCTTTTGCAACATTGACATTGTCAGGCCATAGTTTGGGAGCTCATGTTGCGGGCACCACAGGTAAAAAggtgaaaaatggaaaaatccaCACCATTGTCGGACTGGATGCTGCCAAACCACTGTTTTTCTACGATAAGCCAGATGAACGCTTGGCCATAACCGATGCTGTATATGTTCAAGCTATTCATACGAATGCTGGTGAACTGGGCTTTGTAAAACCCATAGCAAACGCGGACTTCTATATTAACGGTGGATCATATCAGCCAGGTTGCCAAGAGTTCGGTTGTTCTCATTTGCGCTCTGCCTATTATTACGCTGAAGTCTTTGAGTTGAACGACTTCGGTGCTATAGCCTGCGAAAACTCTATACAAGCGAAAACAAAGAACTGTGGATATATGTTTTCAGGCGTTCGCATGGGCGCCCGAGATGCTCAGTATGAAGTTAATGGTATATACTATGTACCCGTTCGCTCCAGCTACCCGTATGGCATAACAGAAGTGACTATTGTGCAGGAATAA